ATAATTGGCGAATTCGTAGGTTCAATTCCTACTGGATGCACGCGAATGGGACCCTCCAATAAGTCTATTGGAATTGGCTCTGTATCAATGGAATCGCATCATCCATACATAACGAATTGATTTGGAATTGGCTCTGTATCAATGGAATCGCATCATCCATACATAACGAATTGATGTGGTATATTCATATCATAATATATGAATACATAACGAATTGATGTGGTATATTCATATCATAATATATGAATACATAACGAATTGATGTGGTATATTCATATCATAATATATGAACAGTAAGAACTAGTATTCTTATTGAGACTATAACTCATAGGGAAGAAAATCGATTTATGGATGGAATCAAATATGCAGTATTTACAGACAAAAGTATTCGGTTATTGGGGAAAAATCAATATACTTCTAATGTCGAATCAGGATCAACTAGGACAGAAATAAAACATTGGGTCGAACTCTTCTTTGGTGTCAAGGTAATAGCTATGAATAGTCATCGACTTCCGGGAAAGAGTAGAAGAATGGGACCTATTATGGGACATACAATGCATTACAAACGTATGATCATTACGCTTCAACCGGGTTATTCTATTCCACCTCTTAGAAAGAAAAGAACTTAAATAAAAATACTTAATAGCATGGCGATACATTTATACAAAACTTCTACCCCGAGCACACGCAATGGAACCGTAGACAGTCAAGTGAAATCCAATCCACGAAATAATTTGATCTATGGACAGCGTCGTTGTGGTAAAGGTCGTAATGCCAGAGGAATCATTACCGCAAGGCA
This region of Capsicum annuum chloroplast, complete genome genomic DNA includes:
- the rpl23 gene encoding ribosomal protein L23 — translated: MDGIKYAVFTDKSIRLLGKNQYTSNVESGSTRTEIKHWVELFFGVKVIAMNSHRLPGKSRRMGPIMGHTMHYKRMIITLQPGYSIPPLRKKRT